The DNA window CGAAGAGTCTGCTGTCGAGGCGTCGCTGTTCGATTTCCTCCGGTCAGGAGTGTGAAGCGGTCGCCGATTTTGTCGATGACCTGTCGGGGCGAGAGTGTACGCAACCGGGCGGCCGCGAGTTCGAGCGCCAACGGCATTCCATCCAGTGCCCTACACAGTTCCACCACGAAGTGCGCGTTGGACTCAGTAAGCTCGAAATCGGGAACTACCGCTTGAGCTCGGTCGACGAACAGGGCAACCGCCTCGGATTCGGCGAACTCCGACTCGGGTCCCCCCGATGTCGGAAGCGTCAGCGGCGGAATCGAATAGGTTGTCTCACCCTCGATTGCCAGCGGTTCTCGCGACGTAGCCAATACTCGAACCGCCGGCGCATGTGCGAGCATCTCGATGATGAAGTTGCCGACCGGAACTGTCAGGTGTTCGCAGTTGTCGAGCACCATGAGAATGGATTGCGGCCCTGAAGCGTCCAGAACGGTGTGTGACCTCGATTGCGCACGCGCGACGTCCACGCCGAGAGCGATGGAGACCACTTCGGCTATCGAACTGGTGGGAGACAACGAGGTCAAATCCACCCAACGTACCGAAGCGTGATTCGCTTCCGAACGCGCAACCTCTTTGGCTATGCGGGACTTGCCCATCCCGCCGCACCCGAGCACAGTCACCAGTCTCGACCGCCGGAGTAGGCGCTCGATGTCATCGATTTGCTGACGACGCCCGACGAACGAGGTAACCGATATGTTCGCCGGCTCGATGGACAGAGTTGCTCCTTCACAGACACAGTGGGTGTCCACATTCTACTGAAATGTGGCCCGAGCGTGATGGAATCCCGGAAAACCGTCGGATGGAAGGTCGCATCGGAGATGACAACCGCCCTTGTCGATACAGCAATCGCGAACGCTATCGATTCCCGAAAGCGTTCTGGCGTAGAAATTGGAGTAATCTCGTACACCACAGCGACGCTGGTCAGTACACGGCGATCGCATTCGGGCACGGTTCGCCGCAAGAGGGCATCGATCGGAACGGTCAAAGTTACGACGATGCCCTGGCCGAATCCGTGAACGCCGACTACAAGAAACGAGCTCGTCGACAACGGCCCTCGTTACCCCGGCGCTGCGGAACTGGCGTTGGCCACGGCGTAGTGGGTCGCGTTCTACAACCGCGAGCGCGCCCCACAGTAGCTGCCATGACCTCACACCTGACCGGGCCGAGCAACTGAACCAGTGTAATTTCACACCAGGCAACCCATGTCCCTCCAGCAGGTCGAGGCCTCCGGGGCCAGCTTCGCTGACCGACTCATACAGTGTGGGCCAACGGCTCAGAACACTGACTCTGTTGTATCCACTCGAGACTCTACAGAGAATCAATCGCGCGCAGCTCGCGTCGAAGGATCTTTCCTGCGGCAGACTTTGGTATCTGCCCGATGATCTCTACTGCGCGAACCTTTTTGTGCGGCGAGACCCGTTCGGCGACGAAGGCAAGGATCTCAGCCTTCTCGAGATCCGCGCCTGGTTGCTCGACGACGAATGCTTTCGGCACCTCCTCGCCGTTGCCGTCTGCTACGCCGATGACAGCCGCATCGGCTATACCCGGATGCGTCAGCAGCACTGCTTCCAACTCGGCTGGTGGTACCTGGTAGCCCTTGTATTTGATCAGTTCCTTCAGTCGATCGACCACGGTGACGATACCGTCCGCATCGACAGTGGCTATGTCACCGGTATGCAGGTAGCCTTCTGCGTCAATGGTTTCCGCAGTTGCGCTCTGGTTGTTGAGATACCCCACCATGACATTCGGTCCTGCGCACCACAGTTCTCCTGGTGCGCTCGTTCCATTGATTGGTTGTTCGATCTCGACCGCCGTGCTTGCGTCCACGAGTTTGCATCTCATGTTCGCAACGGTCACACCCACGGCGTTCAGCGGTATGTCGCCGCGATCGAACGGTATGAGGTGGCTCACCGGACTCATTTCTGACATGCCGTATCCCTGGCGGACGCTGCAGCCCAGTCGACGGGCGACAGCCTCGCCGAGTTCGCGATTCAACGGTGCCGCACCTGAGAAAACCGAGTGCAGCGACGTGAGATCGAATTTGTCGACAAGCGGGTGCTTTGCCAACGCTATGGCCACTGGTGGAGCGATGAACGCGTAAGTACATCGAAAGGATGAGATAGTTTGCAGAAACTGCTCGAGATCGAACTTTTGCATCGTTACGAGCGAAGCCCTTTGATGGAGCGCTGAATTCAGTAAGACCGTCATCCCGTAGATGTGGAAAAAAGGAAGTACCGCAAGGATCTTGTCTTCAGGGCCAATGCCTATCGGCCCACTGATCTGGCACATGTTGGCAACGAGATTTCGATGGGTGAGCATCACACCTTTCGATTTCCCAGTAGTGCCGGACGAGTACGGAAGCACGGCGAGTTGCCGACTGGGGTCGAACTGGACTTCCGGCGATGCTTGTCTTTCATCAAGAAGGTCCTGCAAGGTCGAGAACCCCTCTACCTCGTCCAGCACAAAAATCCGCTCTCGTGGTATAGCCGCCTGATCAGCTGCTGCTTCTGCTTTCGGCAAGAGCGCGGCGCAGGTAAACAGAAATTTGGCATCCGAATCGCGCAATTGTCCGGCTATATCGGATTCTGTATACAGCGTATTGATCGTGGTGGCTACTCCACCCGCGCGCAAGACTCCATGGAACACGGTGGCGAACGCAGGTGTGTTCGGTGAATGAAGTCCTACCACGTCGCCGACGGCGCACCCTCGGGAAGCGAGTGCTCCGGCAATGCATTCGATGCCGGCCAACAATGCCCCGTAGGTTACTGATTCTCCTGTGGTGCTGTCGGTCAGTGCCGGCAATGACTGTGCGGCGGCGTCGATGTTGCCGAAGAGGAACTCAAAGACGCTGACGTTCGGGATGACGACATCAGGAAATGGACTCGTAAAACTCACGGCGCTCCTTGTTGATCGGTTGCTCGGCGATAGCCGGATTGGTTGGCGATCAGCTGTTCGACGACTCCACGAAGAGCTGTCTCATCTCGCCGAGACCTTCGATAGCGCTGGTCAGAACTTCACCGGGCTGAAGCCATCGCTGCGGGTTCTTTGCCATTCCCACTCCTTCCGGGGTTCCGGTGAACATAATGTCGCCTGGATAAAGAGTGAGGGTCTCGGAAATTGTGGACAGAAGGCGGTCGACGGCAAAGATCATTCCTGAAGTGCGCGCATCCTGCACGATCTCGCCATTGATCGCGCATTTCAATCCCAAGTCGTTCCGGTCCCGCAGTTCGTCTGCTGTCACGAGCCACGGCCCGACCGGCGAAAAATTGGGGAACGATTTGGGTAGGCACCACTGCACGTGTGGGCCGTCGAACTGCATTCCTCGATCCGTGATGTCCTGTCCTATCGTGACACCCGCGATGTGTTGCCACGCGTCATCGACTTCAACTTTATGTGCCGTTTTCCCGATAATCAGCACGAGTTCAACCTCCCAATCGACCTTTCCGTCAGAGGGAACCGCGACCTCGACATCCGGTCCGGCAAGTGAGGACGGGAACTTGGTGAAGGTCGGTGGCAGAATCTCGGATTGTGTGTAGCCGGCCTCGGCGACGTGAGTGCTGTAGTTGAGGCCCGTTGCAACAATCTGTCTCGGCTGGGGAGAGGGAGAACCGAGCTGAGATCGGGTGAACCGAACCTCATCGTTGGTGTCTACCCCTTCCGCCCATTCTCGGAATGGGCCCCAATTTTCGTAGAGGTTCCGCCAGTCTCCGCCATATTTACCATTGGATGCGGACTCCACGTCAATGCCACGATCGACGCCCGTCAGAATTGTTGGTCGCCCATCCACATTTGCAATTCGCACGTGATATTCCTGCTTTCAGATGATGTTCAGTGATCAGATGTAGTCGTGCCGTCAGATAGTCTCGATGAGACGATCGAGGTCGCGTGTTACACCGCCGGTGCCTGCCGCGAAATGTTTACGACAACCGTTTCGACTCAGGTGTTCGACCGGGGAGTGGGGCTATTGCACGGGTGTTCGGCAGGCTTCCCGGCAAGCACTCGCACGACCTCTTCCGCGGCACCGCGCCGCAGCTCCGATAGAGCGACGTCGGAAGTGAAGGCTATGTGTGGAGTGATGATGACGGAGTCATGGGCCAGTAATTCTGCAGGTACTATGGGTTCCCCTTCGAGTACGTCAAGGCACGCACCGCCGAGGTGCCCGGCATTGAGCGACTCGAGCAATGCAGCCGTATCGACAAGCCCCCCACGGCTTACATTGATCAGCACGGCACCGGGTCGCATGATGCGCAGTTCGTCCGCGCTGATCAGGTGTTGAGTCGCGTCTGTCAGCGGAACGTGTAGGAAAACAATGTCACTCGAGGACAGAAGTTCGTTCATTGTCACGTTGGTGACGGACGAGGCACCGACTGGGGGAGTACGAGAATGAATGAGCACTTCGGCTCCGAAGCCTAGGAGTTTCGCCGCAGTTCGACGGCCAATCTTGCCGAATCCTATGATGCCGCAGGTGAGCGTGGACAGTCGGCGAAGCTGAAACCTCGAAGGATTCCACCTGCCCGCCCTGATTTCCCGATCGGCATGTGCGACTCCGCGAGTCCATGCGAGCGCCAATGCGACCGCATGGTCCGACACTTCTTCCGTGCAGTAGTCCGGAACGTTGGTCACTACAACGCCGTGTGAGGTAGCCGTCGACACTGCGATGTTGTCGAGCCCTATGCCCAAACGCGTTATGACGCGCAGATTTTTTGCGCTGCTGATCGCTACGTCGGAAATTCTGTCCCAGCAGGTCAGGATTGCGTCAGGCTGAGTGTCGGAAACCAGCCGGTCGATCTCCTCGACGGGGTTGGGTCCTGCTCCGGCGGCAATCACAGTAATGCCCGCGTCCTCGAGAATTTTCCGTTCGATCGTATCGTCGGGCCATGCTCGGTCGGTCAGAATGGCCACTTGTCGACGGGGGTTTGGCATGTAGTTCCAATCGTTGGGCGCACCGTGTGAGCGGGGAGCGCGACGGCGATGCTAACGATAGCACTCGGCATCGGGTTTTCATAGCATATGGATCGATGGCCTCTGCTTCGGCTAGTCGAGACGCGCTGTGCTGCCCCGGATCTGCAGGCGTCCGGACATCAGTGCTGTGTAGGCCGCCGAGTTGTCGGTTGGCGCGCGCAAACGGTCCACGACCCACAAGGCGCAGCTAGAGGCAGCCGCGGCTACGGGCAGAGTCATTGTGGTCAATCCTGGTCCCCACCATGAAAATCCAGGCTCGTCACCGAAACCGACAATCGAGAGTCGATGCGGAACGGCGGTGGTGTCGGATGTCAGTGCATCGAGAACGCCGATCGTGAGCTGTACCGAACCGAGTACGAGTCCGGTAGGTGGCTGCTTCGATGCGAGTAGCTCTCTCACGACTTTCGCTGCGCCGTCGGGCGACGCCGGCGGAATCAAGTTTTGCAATTCGGGTTCGTCGGCCATCTGGTGGTCGCGGACCACACTTCGGTAGCCCCGAAGGCGCTCGGATCCAGTCGAAAGCGACAGTGGGCCACCGATGTACGCTACGCGAGTGTGGCCGAGCTGCGCCAAGTGGGCCGTTGCCTCGCGCAATGCCTCGTTGTCGCCTATCCCGAAGCACTGTTCACCCCAGCCTTGCTGCTTGCGCAAGAGCTGAACGTGTGGAATCGACTCGAGTAGTTTGACCAGCTCCGGGTGGGGGGAGCCGCTCGGTACCGCTATCAAAGCAGCGGCCTTGCCCGCGACAAGGTCGCGAACATGCCTCAATTCGGTGCTGCGATCGTCTCCTGATTCTGCGAGCATCAGGTGGTAGCCGTACTGACTCAATGTTACTGACAATTGGTGTGCAACATTGGCGTAGAAGCTATTTCGGATATCCGGAACAATCAGTCCGACTAAATTGCTGGACTGCCCACGTACGATTCGGGCCGCACTATTGCCTGCATAGCCCATATCGGCCGCAGCTTCTCGCACGCGTTGGCGAGTGTCGACGCTGATCCGATTGTCATCGGCCAGAGCACGCCCAACTGTGGATATCGAAACTTGTAGCCGTTCGGCAACATCCTTCGCAGTGACCATGGCACCTCGACCTCCCGCTGGCGGTTTAACGTTAGCATCGATATCCGCGGGTTTGATGCCGCTACTCATAGCTACTACAGCAGCAGTTCGTTCTGGGGTAGCTCTGACCTGCGGTTGTAGTGGCATCATTGGGCGATTGCCTGGTGTTTCGCAGCCGGGTCAAGATCCCCGGTCTCGTCGACGATGAGCACACCGGCCGGCTTGACGGCGCTCGCATGCCCCACGGGTTCGTAGCGGGAGAATTTCCGGTGCGATGCGGTCGATCAGCGTGCCCTACTCGTCCCACCATCGATTCGGGTCTATCCTGTGTTCTGCGGCCAGCGCTCAGTTGGTTTTGTCTTCACACCCAAAATGATCACGCGCTGGCCGCCTTGACCAGAGCACACAGGCCGCAAGCGGGGGCCGGAAGCGAACTACAGCTGTGGTTTTGGGGTCGAATAGATTGGTGGACCAGAAATCTAGCGGTCTCCGACACCGGACCTGGATTGCTCATGCAATCTCCTGTCCCTTTTGGTTGGCCTCATCAGGTGTGTTTGCAAGGTCGCAGACGACACGAAATCCGCCATTGCCCATCGTTGCGTCGGGTGAGTTGGAAGATCGCGCTGCAACTCGGTAGCGGTTGCAGTAGGAGTTGTGGCAGAGATATGACCCACCGCGCATGACGCGTTGGGTGCCCGTCGCCGGACCTTGGGGATCGGCAACGGGGGACTGCTGGTAGTAGTTGGCGGAGAACCAGTCGTTGCACCATTCCCAGACGTTGCCAGCCGTCTGCATCAAGCTGTATCCATTCGGGCGGTAGCTTTTGACCGGCGCAGTTGTGAGGTGGCCGTCTTCGACGGTGTTGTCATTCGGGAACACTCCCTGCCAAATATTGCATCGCCAGCGTCCGCGGGGTGTAAGAGCATTGCCCCACGGGTAGCGCTGAGATTCGAGACCACCGCGTGCGGCGTACTCCCATTCCGACTCGGTAGGCAAGCGGGTACCTGCCCAATCGCAATACGCGCGGGCATCATTCCACGAGACGTGTACCACGGGGTGGTTCTGTCGTTCGGAGATGCCCGAGTTCGATCCGTTCGGATGCTTCCAATCGGCACCTTTGACTGCGAGCCACCACGGGGTGGCGTCGACCCGATGGAGTACGTCAGCGTGGGCACCATCGAATACGAGGTGAAAGACCGCGGAAACACCGAACTGTTCTGCCGTGCTGACGTATCCCGTTTCTTTCACAAATACCGCAAACTGTCGGTTTGTCACGGTGGTGGCGCTCATCCTGAACCCTGGGAGTAGAACGTCGTGGACCGGGGTTTCACCATCAGCGGAGTACCCCTCGTCGAATGCATCTCCCATGCGAAATTTGCCTGGCGGGATAGGTACGAACGGATGCGGCCTGACTGAGTTCTCAGATCGTCGAACAGTTTGCACGGATGCATGTTCGGACGCGAGGGCGTCTGCTTTCCGGTCGCTGTTGCCAGGCCGGCGGACCGAAGGTACGCAACAGGTACTCATGGTTCTCCTTCGATCCGTATGGTCGTGAAGCTAGTTCGCCCAGTCCGTCTTGAAGTACACAGGTGCCGAGCTGTCGCCGGAAGCGTTCACATCCACGAAACTCGATGGGATGACGTTGTTTTCGAGTGCGTACTGGTCCCATAGTGCAGCCAATCGTTGTACTTCCTGGGGATTGCTGGCGGCAAGATCGGTGGTCTCACCAGGGTCGACTACAAGATCGTAGAGTGCGTACGTCCCGGTGCCACCGTTTCCCGGCGCGGCAAATACCAACTTGGAGTTCCCGTCACGAAAGGCACGCTCGCCGAACATGTCCAAGCCGAGTAGTTCGTCTCCGATGGCATCCGAGGTACCGTCGAGTAGCGGTTTGGCGCTGTCGCCGACGAGCACGTGCTCATCGACGATCGCGGCACCTGCGTAGTCGGCAAAGGTGGGATACAGGTCCCCGACCGACACGAGAGTGTCGACGATCCGAGGTCGATCGCCGTCTTGGCCGCGATCCGGTGTCTTGACGATCAAGGGGCTACGGGTTCCGCCTTCAAATACGGTGGACTTCGTGTGAAAAAACGGGCCAGAGGAAACCTGTGCGTTGGCTAGCGACAAAGTGGGCATTGATCCAGGTTTGCCGTAGGAGTCGAGGTCATCTACTAGTGGATAGTGTTCGTCGAGCCATTCGCGTGCACCAGGTGATTGGGTGTAGACGTCCTCTGAGAGTCCCGCGGCACCGTTGTCGCTTGCCACGACAATAAGTGTGTTGTCGTATTCGCCGGTCGTCTTCAGTTCGTCGATGATCCGGCCAAGCTGCGTGTCGACGTGCTCGACCATCGCTGCGTACACCGCGAGTCGGTATGCGAGGTCACGCTTCTGTGGTGCGGTGAGGGTGTCCCAGTCTGGTGTCTGCGCTGGCCAGCGGGTGGCGACGTCGGCAACTATGAGCCCAAGGTCAACCATATTCTCGATGCGTTCGGCGCGAAGCGTCTCGAGGTTGTTGTTGTCTATAAAGATGTCCAGATATTTTTGAATGAGGGCGGCGTCTGGTTCGTGCAGCGGGTCGTGTGGAGCGGTGTACGCGAGATAGCCGAAATAGGGCTTGTCGGAGCTCGATCCGTTTCGGATCAGTTGCAGCATCTCGTCGGTGTAGGCGTCGGTGGAGTAGAAATCGGCCGGAAGCTCGGTGACGGGTTCGCTGTTGCGTTCGTAATTCAAGGTGTCTATCGGTTCCTGCCGCCCCGGAACCAGACGCAGCGCGTCTGCGTAGTGAGAGCCGCCTCCCTGATACATGGTGAAATTCTGGTCGAATCCGAGGTCCTGCGGCGTCTGCCCGTGTCCCATGCCGAGATGCCATTTGCCAACTTGGTAGGTGTTGTAGTCCGCAGCTGACAGCAATTCCGCGATCCCGATGTAAGTGCCTTCCAGCGAACCCTTATAACCGGGTGACCCGCTTGCGACTCCCGGTGCGATCAGGCCGTCCATCGAACCGAGACCAACCCGGTGCGGATCTTGTCCCGTCATCAGCGTCGCTCGGGTCGGCGCGCACACTGGATTTGCGTGGTAGTTGGTGAACTGCATGCCCTCGCCAGCGAGAGAGTCGATGGTGGGGGTCGATATTGAGCCCCCGTATGCGCCTATGTCGCTGTAACCGAGGTCGTCCAAGAGCACCATCAAAATGTTGGGCGTGGCGGAGTCCACCTCTGCCGGCCCCTGGCTTGACAAGCTGCCGGAGCATCCGGTCGTGACCGCCAGCAGTGCTGACATACATACCCCGACACCTGCGGAGGGCCGAGCCATGCGTATTCCACGTATTCTTCTCGACAATGCACTTGCCTATCTGATCGGCTGGGAATTCGATGACCGGCTGGCCGAGCGATCGCTCCCGCCCTCAACTTTGCCGGAGATCCTCGTCTTCGTTGTCTCATCGGCTCACCAATGCGAACGAGGATTTGGGTGGTTGCACTGGTGTTCGGCAGGCTGCTCTTCGAGCACACGCACGACTCCTTCTGGGGCGCTGCACCGCAGTTCCGAGCGAGCATCGTCGGAGCGACGATCACGGAGTCGTGACTCAACTGTTCCTCAGGTAATGCGAGTTCTCCTACGATGACCTCGAACCCTGAGCCGCAGAGATGACCGAAATCGAGTGACTCGACCAACGCTGCCGTATCGACCAGACCCGCCACTGCCAAATTTGATTGGGACAGCGCCGGGGTGCGAGATGCGCAGTTCGTGCGTGCTGATCATGTGGTGGGTTTCATCCGTCAGCGGAACGTTCAGGAAGACCACCTCGCTCGCGGATAACAAATTATGTCCGGGGCAAGTTGATGGCACGCGTGGCGTCCTTTAGGTATCGAGTCGTGCTCTCCGCTTGGGAGTCACAGCGGTGATCGCGGCTACCAGGTTCGCCGGCACCTCCCATTCGGAAGGATGGCCGGTGGCTGAATGTTCGTAACTTGCGTGGGCTTGTCGGAGTGCTGCAGCGTCCTCGGGTGTCACACCGGAGAAGCGGACTCGGGACATTCCGGCACAGTCGAGTGCCACCACGCCGCCGTCCTTGCATGAACCGAGTTGCTTACACGTCCCGAGGCACTTGACGTAAAGAACTTGATTCGAGTCGGGCCGAGCACTGAAAATCTCAGCGACCGTAGTCGCATACACCCCACTTTCGGCGGTGTCGCGGGGGCAGGTTCTACAGACCATGACTGTCATGAGGGTCCTTTCCTCCACTGTGGTCGATCGGGGCGACCTGTTGTCGTGTGACTGAGCACACATCAGAATGAAGTGAATCACAATAGCGGCGTACGAATGGCACCCATCCGTATTGCGTATTGGCCAACGCGTCAGCGGTCCCTCTAGTTTCAGACATCGAAGAGGTTGCTCCGGGCCAACGCAGGAGTCAGCCGTAGAGCATGCGGCTCACACCTGCGGTAACCAGCACTTTCTCTCAAAGCTCGAAGGAGTTCTCATGATTCGACAAGATCGCTGTGACAATCACATGTGGCCGAGTCTCACTACCGCTGGCATCGACTACGCGGCTGTGGATAACCTCGATGGCAACGTGCGCCATCGCATGGAACCAAAGGTAGTCGCTAACGCGAGATCGACGGAATGCGCACTGCGATGATCGTCACGGGCACAGTCCCAGAACAACTCTCCCACGATGTCAGCGAGCATCTGGCTGCGCGGGGTCTAGTGCCTGTCGGGACCGGTCTCGAACTGACTTCACTGGCGGGCGGCGTCTCCAACGACGTCATTGCGGTCTCTGGGCCAGGGATCGATGTTGTTGTGAAACGCGCGCTGTCGACTTTGCGCGTCGAGGAGTTGTGGAACGCTGACCCGAAGCGACTGCAGGTCGAAGGTCGCGCTCTACAGCTGGCCGGAACCATGTTGCCAGCAGTGACTCCGCGGGTTCTCGACCTCGATGATGAATTCCTGGTCATCGAGCGCTCACCCCGCGATTGGTATGAATGGCGTACCGAGTTGATATCCGGGGTCGCAGACACCAGGGTTGCGCGGGAATTGGGTCACAGCCTCGGGATTTGGCAGTTCAACACGACTGCGACACCGTCCCTTGTCGAAGCCTTCTTGGACCGCGATTCTTTTCACCAGCTTCGTGTGCAACCGTTTCACGAAACAGTATTGGCACGCCACGCTGACCTTTCAGAGGCGATTCGGCAGACCATTGAAGTCATGCTGTCCCGCCAAACATGTTTGGTACACGGAGATTTCACGCCGAAGAATATTTTGGTCGAACCTCCAACCGCACCGATCTGCGAGCGCCGGTTGTGGGTGTTGGATTGGGAAGTGGCCCATGTCGGTGACGAGGACTTCGACGCTGCATCATTGTTGGCGCACCTGCTGATCAAGTCGGTCCACCAGCCGAAGATGAGCTCGGCTCTGTTCGACTGCGCGCGCGCGTTCGTGAAGAGCTGGCAATCTCACATCGAGATCTCTAGCGATCAGAGTCACCTTGTGCGTCAGATTGGCTGCATGCTCCTTGCTCGTGTCGACGGAAAGAGCCCCGTGGGCTACCTCGACCGAAACGGTCAACACAAGATCAGACAAATCGGTCGGCTTCTTCTTCAGAAGCCAGGGACGACGATCGCTCAACTATGGGAGATGACGAAATGACTGTTCCGAAGATCAAATCTGTCCTGGCCTGGGAAGCGCTCGACTCGAGAGGGACGCCCACTGTTGCCTGTCAGGTGACTCTCAGTGATGGCTCCTGCGGCGAAGCGACTGTGCCTGCGGGAGCGTCAACAGGGCGACACGAGGCAAAGGAATTGCGCGACGGGGACCACCGTTACGAAGGTCGCGGCGTCGGCAAGGCTGTTGCAAACGTCAACACCGTACTTTTTGAGGCGGTCCGGGGATTGTCGGCCGACGATCAACACGCTGTCGACTCCGCGATGCGTGCCGAAGATGGGACGTCGGACCTTTCGAAACTCGGCGCAAATGCGGTTCTCGCGATATCCATAGCTACGGCCCTCGCGTCTGCGAACTCGAGGGGCCTTCCGCTGTACCAATCAGAGGCTCTTGGGGAACCGCTCCTGCCACTTCCCATGGTCAACATCATCTCTGGTGGCGCGCATGCGGGGCGCTCGATCGACGTGCAGGACTTCCTGGCCGTACCTGTCGGCGCACGACGATTTTCTGAGGCTATCGAATGGGCAGCACGGGTTCGTGCTGGTACAGCCGAGGAGCTTTCCAGTCAAGGTTGGCCAACTTCTCTTGTGGCAGACGAAGGTGGTCTGTCTGCCACACTGCCGTCCAACCGCTCGGCGCTCGATCTGCTTGTCAAGGGTATTGAACGCGCGGGTCTGCGTCCCGGCAGCGACGTCGGCATTGCTATCGACATTGCGGCCACTCAATTGTTGGCCAC is part of the Rhodococcus sovatensis genome and encodes:
- the eno gene encoding phosphopyruvate hydratase, with product MTVPKIKSVLAWEALDSRGTPTVACQVTLSDGSCGEATVPAGASTGRHEAKELRDGDHRYEGRGVGKAVANVNTVLFEAVRGLSADDQHAVDSAMRAEDGTSDLSKLGANAVLAISIATALASANSRGLPLYQSEALGEPLLPLPMVNIISGGAHAGRSIDVQDFLAVPVGARRFSEAIEWAARVRAGTAEELSSQGWPTSLVADEGGLSATLPSNRSALDLLVKGIERAGLRPGSDVGIAIDIAATQLLATDGRYHLAADERHLGPEEFIDELHDWCRHYPIVSLEDALGEDDWDGWAEATKRLQGVQILGDDLFTTHIKRLQRGIDESVANAVLVKPNQIGTLTDALDVVKLAQRAGYATVLSARSGETEDNWLADFAVGWRTGQIKVGSTMRSERTAKWNRLLRLEAELGADNIEYAGAAAITPSIQMVQPT